One window of Tenacibaculum maritimum NCIMB 2154 genomic DNA carries:
- the arsM gene encoding arsenosugar biosynthesis arsenite methyltransferase ArsM, which translates to MSYLETTHNVYKEAALTPDVGLCCTTNPIWELPGLKIPRIMQEMNYGCGSTVHARDLTNNPKMLYVGVGGGMELLQFSYFNRTKGGVIGLDVVDEMLEASRKNFIAAEAQNDWFKSEFVDLRKGDAMNLPVADNSIDVAAQNCLFNIFKSDDLKKAIAEMYRVLKPHGRLVMSDPTCEQEMNEELRNDERLRALCLSGSLPIAEYVKALTDAGFGTIEIRARKPYRILDPKNYPTDELIYIESIEVAAIKDPMPKDGPCIFTGKAAIYYGDEDFFDDGKGHTLLKNQPLAICDKTADALKDLGRDDIFISPATFHYDGGGCC; encoded by the coding sequence ATGAGTTACTTAGAAACCACACATAATGTATATAAAGAAGCTGCACTAACACCTGATGTTGGCTTATGCTGTACTACAAATCCTATTTGGGAACTACCTGGATTAAAAATTCCACGAATTATGCAAGAAATGAACTACGGATGTGGTTCTACAGTTCATGCACGCGATTTAACCAATAATCCTAAAATGCTATATGTTGGTGTTGGAGGGGGAATGGAATTATTACAATTTTCATATTTTAATAGAACTAAAGGAGGTGTCATTGGCTTAGATGTTGTTGACGAAATGCTAGAGGCTTCCCGTAAAAACTTTATTGCTGCCGAAGCACAAAACGACTGGTTTAAAAGTGAGTTTGTAGATTTACGCAAAGGAGATGCAATGAACCTACCAGTAGCAGACAATTCTATTGATGTAGCTGCTCAAAACTGTTTGTTCAATATTTTTAAATCTGACGATTTAAAAAAAGCAATTGCTGAAATGTACCGCGTACTAAAGCCACACGGCCGCTTAGTAATGAGTGACCCTACCTGCGAGCAAGAAATGAATGAGGAGCTTAGAAATGATGAACGTTTGCGAGCTTTATGTTTGAGTGGTAGCTTACCTATTGCTGAATATGTAAAAGCATTGACGGATGCTGGTTTTGGAACTATTGAAATTAGAGCTAGAAAGCCATATCGAATATTAGACCCTAAAAATTATCCTACTGATGAGTTAATTTATATAGAATCTATTGAAGTAGCTGCTATTAAAGATCCTATGCCTAAAGATGGCCCTTGTATTTTTACTGGAAAAGCTGCTATTTATTATGGAGACGAAGACTTTTTTGATGATGGAAAAGGCCATACTTTATTAAAAAATCAACCATTAGCTATCTGCGATAAAACTGCGGATGCATTAAAAGATTTAGGTAGAGATGACATCTTCATTTCACCAGCTACTTTTCATTATGATGGTGGCGGATGCTGCTAA
- a CDS encoding TIGR04282 family arsenosugar biosynthesis glycosyltransferase: MNKNLLLIFTRNPELGKVKTRLAKAVGNETALTIYKFLLDKTKKVTQNLNCDKAVYYSVQVRNHDIWEEKNYQKKLQKGEDLGIRMHNAFQEAFENNYEKVLIIGSDLYDLTPNHIHEAFDKLNSNEVVIGPAKDGGYYLLGMKKLIPSIFKNKNWGTSSVRKDTLKDLEKVNVHLLEPLNDVDLIEDIEDHPAFYQFLK, encoded by the coding sequence ATGAATAAAAACCTATTATTAATTTTTACACGAAATCCTGAACTAGGAAAAGTAAAAACACGCTTAGCAAAAGCCGTTGGAAATGAAACCGCTTTAACAATTTACAAGTTTTTGCTCGATAAAACCAAAAAAGTTACACAAAACCTCAATTGCGACAAAGCCGTATATTATTCCGTACAAGTAAGAAACCATGATATTTGGGAGGAAAAAAACTATCAAAAAAAACTTCAAAAAGGAGAAGATTTAGGCATTAGAATGCACAACGCCTTTCAAGAAGCCTTTGAAAACAACTATGAAAAAGTCCTTATCATTGGTAGCGACTTATACGATTTAACCCCTAATCATATCCATGAAGCCTTTGATAAATTAAATTCGAATGAGGTGGTCATAGGCCCTGCAAAAGACGGAGGCTATTACCTTCTTGGTATGAAAAAACTAATACCTTCTATTTTTAAAAATAAAAACTGGGGTACCTCATCTGTAAGAAAAGATACTTTAAAAGATCTAGAAAAAGTAAACGTACATTTGCTAGAACCATTAAATGATGTAGATCTTATTGAAGATATTGAAGACCACCCTGCATTTTATCAATTTTTGAAATAA
- a CDS encoding sterol desaturase family protein yields the protein MEKYLNIIRNSYANYWNYLKQSVLFELNWENYFYGLILISLVVWCLEILFPWRKNQALFRKDFWLDTFYMFFNFFLLNLIVLIALSNTAAELFNDLLHTIGLSISHFQLFELNSLPYLIKILIFFILIDFVQWYTHTLLHKYDFLWNFHKVHHSVKEMGFAAHLRYHWMEPVIYNSMKYIPLAIIGGFNAEDVAIVHFFNIFIGHLNHANVGWDYGVLKYLLNNPKMHIWHHAKELPKDREKGVNFGITLSIWDYLFKTNYIPYNGKDIALGFENDASFPKDFIHQEIYPLGKKDF from the coding sequence ATGGAAAAGTATCTTAATATCATACGTAATTCCTATGCTAACTATTGGAATTACCTCAAACAGTCTGTTTTATTTGAATTGAATTGGGAAAACTATTTTTATGGACTCATACTAATATCACTCGTTGTTTGGTGCTTAGAAATACTATTCCCTTGGCGTAAAAACCAAGCCTTATTTAGAAAAGATTTTTGGTTGGATACCTTTTATATGTTCTTTAATTTCTTTTTACTAAACCTTATTGTTCTAATTGCCTTATCCAATACAGCAGCGGAACTTTTTAATGACCTACTCCATACCATAGGACTTTCTATAAGCCACTTTCAATTATTTGAATTGAATTCCCTTCCTTACCTGATAAAAATTTTAATCTTTTTTATCCTCATAGATTTTGTACAATGGTACACTCATACCCTACTACATAAGTATGATTTTTTATGGAACTTTCATAAAGTACATCACTCTGTAAAAGAAATGGGCTTTGCTGCTCACTTACGGTATCATTGGATGGAACCCGTCATTTATAATTCGATGAAGTACATTCCTTTAGCAATTATAGGCGGATTTAATGCAGAAGATGTTGCTATTGTTCATTTCTTTAACATCTTTATAGGACACTTAAATCATGCCAATGTTGGATGGGATTATGGGGTTTTAAAATACCTACTAAATAACCCTAAAATGCACATTTGGCATCATGCAAAAGAGCTACCTAAAGATAGAGAAAAAGGAGTTAATTTTGGAATCACATTAAGCATCTGGGATTACCTATTTAAAACAAATTACATTCCTTATAATGGAAAAGACATAGCACTAGGTTTTGAAAACGATGCTAGCTTTCCTAAAGATTTTATACATCAAGAAATATATCCACTAGGTAAAAAGGACTTTTAG
- a CDS encoding rhodanese-like domain-containing protein, protein MKKLITLLCLATSFSICGQKDLSKLLKKLNNESIPYISVDSLHTISNNVILLDAREPKEFDTSHLPNAIPVGYNLFNIQQTIQQLPADKNAKIVVYCSLGIRSEDIAEQLKAKGYTNIFNLYGGIFEWKNKGKTIVNSKNNPTNNVHTFNKKWSKWLLKGNKIYE, encoded by the coding sequence ATGAAAAAACTAATTACGCTCTTATGCCTTGCAACAAGCTTCTCTATATGCGGACAAAAAGACTTATCGAAATTATTAAAGAAGCTAAATAATGAAAGCATTCCTTATATTTCTGTAGATAGCTTACACACAATTTCTAACAACGTCATACTCCTAGACGCAAGAGAACCAAAAGAATTCGACACCAGTCATTTACCCAATGCAATTCCCGTAGGATACAATTTATTTAACATACAACAAACAATACAGCAGCTTCCCGCAGATAAAAACGCTAAAATTGTTGTTTATTGCTCCTTAGGAATCCGATCGGAAGATATTGCCGAACAACTAAAAGCAAAAGGATATACAAACATCTTCAATTTATACGGAGGAATTTTCGAATGGAAAAACAAAGGAAAAACCATAGTCAACTCTAAAAACAACCCTACAAACAACGTCCACACCTTCAATAAAAAATGGAGCAAATGGCTTTTAAAAGGAAACAAAATATATGAATAA
- a CDS encoding SymE family type I addiction module toxin, with translation MKKCRFLKIYSKFRYRKWGNDYFVPEIRLEGLWLKQLGFKEGDLIKIDQKKRKLIITVNKKKNTFQK, from the coding sequence ATGAAAAAGTGTAGGTTTTTAAAGATATACAGCAAGTTCCGATATCGTAAATGGGGAAATGATTATTTTGTACCAGAAATTAGACTTGAAGGTCTATGGCTTAAACAACTCGGATTTAAAGAAGGAGATCTTATAAAAATAGATCAAAAAAAGAGAAAACTAATAATAACGGTTAATAAGAAAAAAAACACTTTTCAAAAATAA
- a CDS encoding DoxX family membrane protein — protein sequence MQKNKQIAVTIIRLILGFIFFFQGFGKVFKFGLYNVYTNFFLASYREILPDFLLLFTAYYTSIIELVAGFLLIIGFKRDMALYALASVLVIVTIGHGLKEPVWDLSHVMYRTILLVSLLLLPTELDFFSIDNRLYTKSKKQI from the coding sequence ATGCAAAAAAACAAACAAATAGCAGTAACTATCATTCGATTAATTCTTGGATTCATCTTCTTTTTTCAAGGCTTTGGAAAAGTTTTTAAATTTGGACTATACAATGTTTATACAAATTTTTTCTTAGCAAGCTACAGAGAAATACTCCCTGATTTTTTATTGCTATTTACCGCCTACTATACTTCAATCATAGAGTTAGTAGCGGGCTTTTTACTAATTATAGGCTTTAAAAGAGATATGGCTCTATACGCACTAGCAAGTGTTTTAGTGATTGTAACTATTGGTCATGGATTAAAAGAACCCGTATGGGATTTATCACACGTAATGTATAGAACCATTTTATTAGTAAGTTTGTTATTATTACCTACAGAATTAGACTTTTTTTCTATAGACAACCGCCTTTATACTAAATCAAAAAAACAAATATGA
- a CDS encoding inorganic phosphate transporter, translating into MILLLLFIAACFLAYSNGANDNFKGVATLFGAGITNYKKAINWATITTFSGSVAAIFLAKELVKNFSGKGLVPNELIQTPNFAIAIALGAALTVFAATKIGMPISTTHGLVGGLFGAGVMAVGSDFNFGKLGNTFLMPLVVSPLMAAILSLLAYLLFKFIKKQIPSLHTKNPTLFGISAPKILDRLHYLSAGIVSFARGLNDTPKIVGLLIIINTIDIKWSMISVAVIMSLGGLLNAKKVGETMSKKITKMNSGQGFTANIVTGLLVTTASVHGLPVSTTHVSVGSLFGIGTATKKADYKVIGKIILSWVLTLPIAAIMSAVIFKVLQVVA; encoded by the coding sequence ATGATCTTATTACTTCTTTTCATTGCTGCTTGCTTTTTAGCTTACAGTAATGGTGCAAATGACAATTTTAAAGGTGTAGCTACCTTATTTGGTGCTGGTATCACCAACTATAAAAAAGCTATAAATTGGGCTACTATTACCACTTTTTCTGGTTCTGTAGCCGCCATTTTTTTAGCCAAAGAACTCGTTAAAAACTTTTCAGGAAAAGGACTGGTTCCTAATGAACTTATACAAACACCCAACTTTGCTATTGCTATTGCCTTAGGAGCTGCACTTACTGTTTTTGCTGCCACTAAAATAGGCATGCCAATTTCTACTACTCATGGTTTAGTAGGAGGGTTATTCGGTGCTGGTGTTATGGCTGTTGGATCTGATTTTAATTTCGGAAAGTTAGGAAATACATTTTTAATGCCGTTGGTTGTTAGTCCGTTAATGGCTGCTATTTTAAGTTTATTGGCCTATCTATTATTTAAGTTTATAAAAAAACAAATTCCCAGCTTACATACAAAAAACCCTACTTTATTTGGTATTAGTGCTCCTAAAATACTTGATCGCTTGCATTACCTTAGTGCTGGTATTGTAAGTTTTGCTAGAGGCTTAAACGATACGCCCAAAATTGTAGGTTTACTAATTATTATCAATACCATTGACATCAAATGGAGTATGATTTCCGTAGCCGTTATCATGTCACTTGGTGGACTTTTAAACGCTAAAAAGGTAGGAGAAACAATGAGTAAAAAAATTACCAAAATGAATTCCGGACAAGGCTTTACTGCCAACATAGTTACTGGTTTATTGGTAACTACCGCTAGTGTTCATGGATTGCCTGTTTCTACAACACACGTTTCTGTTGGCTCTTTGTTTGGAATTGGAACTGCTACAAAAAAAGCAGATTATAAAGTAATTGGAAAAATTATTTTATCTTGGGTACTCACACTACCTATTGCTGCAATTATGAGCGCTGTTATTTTTAAAGTATTACAAGTAGTTGCTTAA
- a CDS encoding purine-nucleoside phosphorylase, which produces MKQQQLQETKNYLVAKGITKPSIGIILGTGLGQLVQEIEIEQEIPYSEIPHFPQATVEFHSGKLIYGTLSGKKVLVMSGRFHLYEGYNLWEVTYGVRTMHQLGITTLLVSNAAGAVNLQYKKGTLMLIEDHINLQGGSPLAFKGAGNFGELFADMLAPYSKKINAQLKGIAADHDIDLKEGVYASVVGPQLETRAEYRMLQILEVDAVGMSTVPEVIVAKHLNLPCAAISVLTDECDPKNLQPVNIQEIIEIAGKAEPKMITLFKELIKII; this is translated from the coding sequence ATGAAACAACAACAATTACAAGAAACCAAAAACTACTTAGTAGCCAAAGGAATAACCAAACCGAGTATCGGAATTATTCTAGGAACAGGTCTTGGACAACTCGTTCAAGAAATTGAAATAGAGCAAGAAATCCCTTATTCTGAAATTCCTCACTTCCCACAAGCAACTGTAGAATTCCATTCAGGTAAATTAATTTATGGTACCCTATCAGGCAAAAAAGTACTCGTTATGTCTGGAAGATTCCATTTATACGAGGGCTATAACTTATGGGAAGTAACCTATGGAGTACGTACCATGCACCAACTAGGCATTACAACATTACTAGTATCCAATGCTGCTGGAGCCGTTAATCTACAGTATAAAAAAGGCACCTTAATGCTCATAGAAGACCACATAAACCTGCAAGGAGGATCTCCCTTAGCTTTTAAAGGTGCTGGAAACTTTGGAGAGCTATTTGCCGATATGCTAGCTCCTTACTCTAAAAAAATAAACGCACAATTGAAAGGCATTGCTGCTGATCACGACATAGATTTGAAAGAGGGAGTTTACGCCAGTGTTGTAGGACCTCAATTAGAAACAAGAGCAGAATATAGAATGTTGCAAATTTTAGAAGTAGATGCCGTTGGAATGAGTACCGTACCTGAAGTAATTGTAGCCAAACATTTAAACTTACCTTGCGCAGCAATATCAGTACTAACAGACGAATGCGATCCTAAAAATTTGCAACCAGTAAATATCCAAGAAATCATAGAAATTGCTGGAAAAGCAGAACCTAAAATGATTACCTTATTTAAAGAATTGATAAAAATTATTTAA
- a CDS encoding helix-turn-helix domain-containing protein, translating into MNKEQLKKKVGQRVIALRSRKGWSQSDLARACNKDRQALEKLENGRVNPTIYSLLEIAKALEVSLKELVDF; encoded by the coding sequence GTGAATAAAGAACAGCTTAAAAAGAAAGTAGGCCAACGTGTTATTGCGTTAAGAAGTCGAAAAGGGTGGAGTCAATCTGATTTGGCTAGAGCCTGTAATAAAGATAGGCAAGCACTCGAAAAGTTAGAGAATGGAAGGGTCAACCCTACTATTTATTCGCTTTTGGAAATCGCAAAGGCTTTAGAGGTTTCTTTAAAAGAATTGGTAGATTTTTAA